One Brassica napus cultivar Da-Ae chromosome C2, Da-Ae, whole genome shotgun sequence DNA window includes the following coding sequences:
- the LOC125582497 gene encoding uncharacterized protein LOC125582497, with amino-acid sequence MANNPQLIFVNDIKPRKTACRIQVKIIHTWRHFMKDVGESLELILCDANGTKIHASCSKTYISKVGKHVRVGVWRNIDRFSVSGAGGAYRSTDHKYRLAFNGNTKITESTYRDDSMFLNLVDFKSIESGLLNPNFLIDVIGQVQDLGDLETIGCNGGKQRQKLEFTLVDICGQRLACCLWGKFAENLHTASQETEGMVICLLRFAKIGQYRGEFQISNSYDASQMFVNPEIPEADEFKQRAIGDSQALTLAESSENKLELQMKRDKWMHYPQRNLRELFEETELEDDDPFPEEITNLVGQTFMFGVYIQKDNASRGCYKVGKVWKDLRMLMTSEISESYSAPAQASEEPLLIENQIDDIVSTPSSKRKEVNKEASELHSTSKK; translated from the exons ATGGCGAACAATCCGCAGCTAATTTTTGTGAACGATATCAAACCACGCAAGACTGCATGTCGCATTCAAGTGAAGATCATTCATACATGGAGACATTTCATGAAAGACGTTGGAGAATCTTTGGAACTAATCCTATGTGATGCAAAT GGAACAAAAATCCATGCTTCATGTAGCAAGACTTACATTTCTAAAGTTGGCAAACATGTCCGTGTTGGAGTATGGAGAAACATTGATCGTTTCAGTGTTAGTGGTGCTGGTGGAGCGTACAGATCAACTGATCATAAGTATCGATTAGCTTTTAATGGCAACACTAAAATCACGGAATCTACATACCGAGATGACAGTATGTTCCTTAATCTGGTTGATTTCAAATCCATAGAAAGTGGTCTTCTTAATCCCAATTTTCTTATTG ATGTTATTGGACAAGTTCAAGACTTGGGTGATCTCGAAACCATAGGGTGTAATGGTGGAAAACAAAGACAGAAGTTGGAGTTTACACTCGTGGACATTTG tGGGCAAAGATTAGCTTGCTGCCTGTGGGGTAAATTTGCAGAGAATCTTCACACAGCTAGCCAAGAAACCGAAGGCATGGTAATATGTCTCCTACGATTTGCTAAGATTGGGCAATATAGAG gtGAATTTCAAATCTCAAATTCTTATGACGCAAGTCAGATGTTTGTTAATCCTGAGATACCAGAAGCAGATGAGTTTAAACAAAG AGCTATTGGGGATTCTCAAGCTTTAACCCTAGCTGAATCATCAGAGAACAAGCTTGAGTTGCAGATGAAGCGAGATAAATGGATGCATTATCCTCAAAGGAATCTCCGAGAGCTATTTGAGGAAACTGag cttgaagatgatgatcCATTCCCCGAGGAAATTACAAATTTGGTTGGCCAGACATTTATGTTTGGAGTTTACATTCAGAAAGACAATGCTTCAAGGGGATGCTATAAAGTTGGAAAGGTATGGAAAGACCTACGTATGCTAATGACCTCTGAAATATCAGAGAGCTATTCTGCTCCAGCCCAAGCAAGCGAG GAGCCACTGTTGATTGAAAATCAAATTGATGATATTGTTTCTACTCCTTCTTCCAAGCGAAAAGAAGTCAATAAGGAAGCATCTGAACTTCATTCTACCTCTAAAAAGTAG